One genomic segment of Methanothermococcus okinawensis IH1 includes these proteins:
- a CDS encoding MFS transporter, translated as MSNAKSEGNCASMKDGGKVNPMDIVIVLWITTFVTMLGIGLIAPLMSIYAKQLGASNFEVGLIFGSFAIARTIAQIPIGSLSDKYGKKIFIVIGTFFCSIFTVMYAFVSSVIGLVVVRTFNGVFSSFITPVAGAYVATVAPREKLGEYMGIFSSAITLGFAMGPLIGGFLAAWYGIRTPFYFCGALAFIAFLVSYFKLKNVVVDRTGKCKYISNNIIRGNSFNKKLISLEFLKNKNFSVSYIVNTLYMAINAGIASYLAVYASDYHIGVASIGFLISSSNLISSVLQRKFGKIYDTAGISIMYVGLIVGALGVYALSLSHSFLSMLVSLVVMSIGGAMTSPSINALAMKDIPHYKKGEAMGFFTTSLNIGMVIGALALGFVADCIGLSNMYKFSAIISFIVCVGAYLAMRKVE; from the coding sequence ATGAGTAATGCTAAGAGTGAGGGTAATTGTGCCTCTATGAAAGATGGTGGTAAAGTAAATCCAATGGATATTGTAATTGTATTGTGGATTACCACATTTGTAACAATGCTTGGAATTGGTTTGATAGCCCCACTTATGTCAATTTATGCAAAACAGTTGGGAGCATCAAATTTTGAAGTGGGGCTTATTTTTGGTTCTTTTGCAATTGCAAGAACCATAGCTCAAATTCCTATTGGAAGTTTATCCGATAAATACGGTAAAAAAATATTTATTGTAATTGGAACATTTTTTTGCAGTATATTTACAGTGATGTATGCATTTGTGAGCTCAGTAATTGGATTGGTAGTTGTTAGGACGTTTAATGGGGTATTTTCTTCATTTATTACACCTGTTGCCGGTGCCTATGTTGCAACCGTTGCTCCCCGAGAAAAACTTGGGGAATATATGGGAATATTTAGTTCGGCAATTACACTTGGATTTGCCATGGGTCCTCTTATAGGAGGATTTCTTGCAGCGTGGTATGGCATAAGAACACCATTTTATTTTTGCGGAGCTCTGGCATTTATTGCATTTTTAGTTAGCTATTTTAAATTAAAAAATGTAGTAGTCGATAGGACTGGAAAATGTAAGTATATTTCCAACAATATAATCAGGGGAAACAGTTTTAATAAGAAATTAATCTCATTAGAATTTTTAAAAAATAAGAATTTTTCAGTATCCTATATCGTAAATACATTATACATGGCTATAAATGCAGGTATTGCAAGCTATTTGGCAGTTTATGCTTCTGATTACCATATTGGAGTAGCCTCCATTGGATTTTTAATATCCTCATCCAATTTAATTTCAAGTGTTCTTCAAAGAAAATTTGGAAAAATTTACGATACAGCAGGGATTTCCATTATGTATGTGGGGTTGATTGTAGGAGCTCTGGGGGTCTATGCCCTTTCATTATCTCATTCATTTTTAAGCATGTTGGTATCCTTAGTAGTTATGTCTATTGGGGGAGCCATGACTTCTCCAAGTATAAATGCATTGGCTATGAAGGATATCCCGCATTATAAAAAAGGAGAAGCCATGGGATTTTTTACCACAAGTTTGAACATTGGCATGGTTATTGGTGCATTAGCTCTTGGATTTGTTGCAGACTGTATTGGATTGTCTAATATGTATAAGTTTTCCGCCATTATTTCATTTATAGTATGTGTCGGGGCGTATCTTGCCATGAGGAAAGTGGAATAA
- the cfbD gene encoding Ni-sirohydrochlorin a,c-diamide reductive cyclase catalytic subunit — MIMHPRPSPIAASMYQLRDIGVDAIIMHGPSGCCFRTARLLELDGVRVFTTAMDENDFIFGAQEKLSNTIADVIDYLKKNKSEKNKYLIGIVGTCVSMIIGEDLYAPVDDYNDNRDVVIIPVEVHSGMNDNTIGAIKTMESCLNLGIIDEKEFNRQKEMLIKATEVEKTRGMAKSKYIKPTYEDDLDEVINLITEYINKYNNINNSSNNINNNNNNNSNNNLKIACVLNAKKETAYLFAHPLVEINKIINKIKNNIDKNKKNINIENIDIINIVNLDKNIGFKKVRKDAENILNEYSKNNINIDYITGGLDEYPITGKRAVNILKEINPDIVIVSGVPHALPIEELKEINKDVITIGISDGPRLYYPIKEIYDYAIIELDAHAKVLGKRAIVKSRFGEVLNYALNK; from the coding sequence ATGATAATGCACCCTAGACCATCACCAATAGCCGCATCAATGTATCAGCTAAGGGATATTGGGGTTGATGCTATAATTATGCATGGACCAAGTGGTTGCTGTTTTAGAACCGCAAGACTTTTAGAATTGGATGGAGTTAGAGTTTTCACAACTGCCATGGATGAGAATGATTTTATATTCGGAGCTCAGGAAAAATTAAGTAATACAATAGCTGATGTAATAGATTATTTAAAGAAAAACAAATCCGAGAAAAATAAATATCTCATAGGTATTGTTGGGACCTGTGTAAGTATGATAATTGGTGAGGATTTGTATGCACCAGTTGATGATTATAATGACAATAGGGATGTAGTGATTATTCCAGTTGAAGTCCATAGTGGAATGAACGATAATACTATTGGAGCCATTAAAACCATGGAAAGTTGTTTAAATTTGGGAATAATTGATGAAAAAGAATTTAATAGGCAAAAAGAAATGCTTATAAAAGCCACAGAAGTTGAAAAAACCAGAGGCATGGCTAAAAGTAAATATATAAAACCAACCTATGAAGATGATTTAGACGAGGTAATAAATTTAATAACTGAATATATAAATAAATATAATAATATTAATAATAGTAGCAATAATATTAATAACAATAATAATAACAACAGTAATAATAATTTAAAAATCGCCTGTGTTTTAAATGCTAAAAAGGAGACTGCATATTTATTTGCTCATCCACTTGTTGAGATTAATAAAATAATTAATAAAATAAAAAATAATATTGATAAAAATAAAAAGAACATAAATATCGAAAATATTGATATAATAAATATAGTCAATTTGGATAAAAATATAGGATTTAAAAAGGTTAGAAAAGATGCAGAAAATATATTAAATGAATATTCAAAAAATAATATAAATATAGATTATATTACTGGTGGATTAGATGAATACCCAATTACTGGAAAAAGGGCTGTAAATATATTAAAGGAAATTAACCCAGATATTGTAATAGTTTCAGGAGTTCCCCATGCACTGCCTATTGAAGAGTTAAAGGAAATAAATAAAGATGTAATAACTATTGGGATAAGCGATGGTCCAAGGTTATATTATCCGATAAAAGAGATTTACGATTATGCCATTATTGAATTGGATGCTCATGCAAAAGTTTTAGGTAAAAGAGCTATTGTAAAATCAAGATTTGGTGAAGTTCTAAATTATGCTCTAAATAAATAA
- the purD gene encoding phosphoribosylamine--glycine ligase, which produces MKVLLIGGGAREHAIAGALKKNNSVKLYTLMKNKNPGISRISEKVSLNAETDLDAVKKFAEEIKPDLAVIGPEAPLGVGVADMLWDMDIPTVGPKKLPAQIETSKEFMRNLFKKYNIKGSLKYAAFDSYDGVEKFIDEMTNLDIDVVVKPVGLTGGKGVKVVGEQLKDNEEAKKYAKEIFEKSIGGGKLIIEEKLVGVEFTLHGFVDGKTITFMPAVQDHPHAYENDKGPITGGMGSYSCPNHSLPFLTEDDLNEAKEIMKNTVDAIKKEVGPYQGFLYGQFMLTADGPKIIEYNARFGDPEAMNLLPILKTDFLEVCNAIANGELDKLNIEFENKATVCKYVVPEGYPLNPVKNKEIFVDEDKINEIGAILFYASINENDGKLYITGSRSAAVVGVADTIEEAEKIAENAIQYIKGDVFYRKDIGTLNLINKRIEKMNNLRK; this is translated from the coding sequence GTGAAGGTATTATTAATAGGTGGAGGAGCTCGGGAGCATGCCATAGCAGGAGCTCTTAAAAAAAATAATTCTGTAAAACTATATACCCTTATGAAAAACAAAAACCCGGGAATATCTAGAATCTCAGAAAAGGTTTCATTAAATGCCGAAACTGATTTAGATGCAGTGAAAAAATTTGCAGAAGAAATAAAGCCCGATTTGGCAGTAATAGGTCCAGAAGCTCCTTTGGGTGTGGGCGTTGCAGACATGTTATGGGATATGGACATTCCAACAGTGGGACCTAAAAAACTCCCTGCACAAATTGAAACAAGCAAAGAATTTATGAGAAACCTGTTCAAAAAATATAATATAAAAGGTTCATTAAAATACGCTGCATTTGACAGCTACGATGGAGTGGAAAAGTTTATAGATGAAATGACAAATTTAGATATAGATGTTGTTGTTAAACCTGTTGGATTAACAGGAGGAAAAGGAGTCAAAGTTGTTGGTGAGCAGTTAAAGGACAATGAAGAGGCTAAGAAATATGCAAAGGAAATATTTGAAAAAAGCATTGGCGGTGGAAAATTAATTATTGAAGAAAAACTCGTCGGTGTTGAATTTACATTACATGGTTTTGTTGATGGAAAAACAATAACATTTATGCCCGCAGTTCAAGACCATCCTCATGCATACGAAAATGATAAAGGTCCTATCACGGGGGGTATGGGTTCATACTCTTGCCCCAATCATAGCCTACCCTTCTTAACAGAAGATGATTTAAATGAAGCAAAGGAAATAATGAAAAATACAGTAGATGCCATTAAAAAAGAAGTAGGGCCATATCAAGGATTTTTATATGGTCAATTCATGCTCACAGCAGATGGACCAAAAATTATAGAATATAATGCAAGATTTGGAGACCCTGAGGCTATGAATTTGCTACCTATATTAAAAACTGACTTTTTAGAGGTATGTAATGCCATAGCAAATGGTGAATTGGATAAATTAAACATAGAATTTGAAAACAAAGCAACGGTTTGTAAATATGTAGTTCCAGAAGGATATCCATTGAATCCCGTAAAAAATAAAGAAATATTTGTTGATGAAGATAAAATAAATGAAATTGGTGCAATATTATTCTATGCATCTATAAACGAGAATGATGGGAAATTATATATTACAGGTTCAAGAAGTGCAGCAGTTGTTGGGGTGGCAGATACCATTGAAGAAGCAGAAAAAATAGCAGAAAATGCTATACAATACATAAAGGGAGATGTATTTTATAGAAAAGATATTGGAACACTAAATTTAATAAATAAAAGAATAGAAAAAATGAATAATCTTAGAAAATGA
- a CDS encoding 4Fe-4S binding protein → MVINKGNLLKKIFKNVFKKNEFQELKKTEHPILDNCIACSLCVKVCPTNAIKIFKFRNIICSHCGACMNVCPNNAILLDRFTIDKDKCTKCGYCALVCSIPIIKNEIPMPNTPVITNECNNCGLCITKCPNKAIYFENDEKGNCKISINPEKCENCSICIDFCPMHAMLSPADYVKSCIIKVDIDSCIFCKECEEICPMKK, encoded by the coding sequence ATGGTAATAAATAAGGGAAATTTATTAAAAAAGATTTTTAAAAATGTATTTAAAAAAAATGAATTTCAAGAACTTAAAAAAACAGAACATCCGATATTAGATAACTGTATAGCTTGTAGCTTGTGTGTCAAGGTATGTCCAACAAATGCTATAAAAATATTTAAATTTAGAAATATAATATGTTCTCATTGCGGGGCTTGTATGAATGTCTGCCCAAACAATGCTATTTTATTGGATAGATTTACAATTGATAAGGATAAATGCACAAAATGTGGATACTGTGCATTGGTATGTTCCATACCCATTATAAAAAATGAAATTCCAATGCCTAACACCCCCGTTATCACAAATGAATGCAATAATTGTGGTTTATGTATTACAAAATGTCCTAATAAAGCTATCTACTTTGAGAATGATGAAAAAGGAAACTGCAAGATTTCAATAAATCCTGAAAAATGTGAAAATTGCTCAATTTGTATAGATTTTTGTCCGATGCATGCAATGTTATCCCCAGCTGATTATGTAAAATCCTGTATAATTAAAGTTGATATAGATTCCTGTATATTTTGCAAAGAATGTGAGGAAATATGTCCAATGAAAAAATAA
- a CDS encoding DUF2111 domain-containing protein has protein sequence MLKESLKKGEAKEILPIAYAVHLLVNKVPVTMRSKEKPGVRIEKGEIVDDNYEGYVMKLAIKLGKTLRVSATMGPYTGLPVIVVPIKDGDEVLGAIGVVDVTAGIFEDVLALSRRPELYKFLPDDAYPKM, from the coding sequence ATGTTAAAGGAAAGCTTAAAAAAAGGGGAAGCTAAGGAAATTCTACCAATAGCTTATGCTGTGCATTTATTGGTAAATAAAGTCCCAGTGACTATGAGGTCTAAGGAAAAACCCGGAGTAAGGATTGAAAAGGGAGAAATTGTAGATGATAATTATGAAGGTTATGTTATGAAACTTGCCATAAAATTGGGGAAGACATTAAGGGTAAGTGCTACAATGGGGCCATATACAGGACTACCAGTAATTGTTGTGCCTATAAAAGATGGTGATGAAGTATTGGGTGCAATAGGTGTTGTTGATGTAACCGCTGGAATTTTTGAGGATGTTCTGGCTCTTTCAAGACGACCTGAATTATACAAATTTCTACCAGATGATGCCTATCCAAAAATGTAA
- the argC gene encoding N-acetyl-gamma-glutamyl-phosphate reductase — protein MITVSIIGGTGYTGSELLRILSNHPEVEIKYITSRKMDGVKITKLHPNLKGIKNLDNTTFKNIFPADIDSDFVFCATPHGASMHIVPELYEKGMKIIDLSGDYRFEDISTYEEWYNLKHTGKLDAVYGLPELHREDIKKTKLVANPGCFPTGAILALAPLVKEDLIEDRIIVDSKTGVSGAGVNPSETTHFPNVNENIKPYKLTTHRHSPEIEKELEKLTNKNIKLSFTPHLAPITRGILTTTHTFLKENVKRAEVIDIYKKFYKNEPFVRIFDEGAPTLTGVRGSNFCDIGGFEVDKYGRLVMVSAIDNLVKGASGQAIQNMNLMAGFNETEALLYGGLKP, from the coding sequence ATGATAACAGTTTCAATAATTGGAGGAACAGGATATACAGGGAGCGAGTTATTGCGGATACTTTCAAATCATCCAGAGGTTGAAATAAAATATATTACTTCACGAAAAATGGATGGAGTGAAAATAACAAAACTACATCCAAATTTAAAAGGCATTAAAAACCTTGACAATACAACATTTAAAAATATCTTTCCTGCTGATATTGATTCCGACTTTGTATTTTGTGCAACACCACATGGTGCTTCAATGCATATAGTGCCTGAATTATATGAAAAAGGCATGAAGATTATTGATTTAAGTGGGGATTACAGATTTGAAGATATTAGCACATATGAAGAATGGTATAACCTAAAACATACGGGAAAACTTGATGCAGTATATGGATTACCTGAGCTCCACAGAGAAGATATTAAAAAAACAAAACTTGTGGCAAATCCTGGGTGCTTCCCAACTGGTGCAATTTTGGCATTGGCACCACTTGTAAAGGAGGATTTAATAGAAGATAGAATAATTGTTGATTCAAAAACTGGTGTTAGTGGTGCAGGGGTTAATCCATCAGAAACTACTCATTTTCCAAATGTAAATGAGAATATAAAACCCTATAAACTTACAACACATAGACACAGCCCAGAGATAGAAAAAGAACTGGAAAAATTAACCAACAAAAACATAAAATTATCATTTACGCCACATCTTGCACCAATTACTAGGGGAATATTGACAACTACTCATACCTTTTTAAAAGAAAATGTTAAGAGGGCTGAGGTAATTGATATTTATAAAAAATTCTACAAAAATGAACCATTTGTAAGAATATTTGATGAAGGAGCTCCTACATTGACGGGGGTTAGGGGTTCAAATTTCTGTGATATTGGAGGATTTGAAGTGGATAAATATGGAAGACTTGTTATGGTTTCTGCAATAGATAACCTTGTAAAGGGGGCTAGTGGTCAGGCAATCCAAAATATGAATTTAATGGCTGGATTTAATGAAACCGAGGCATTGTTATATGGTGGATTAAAACCATGA
- a CDS encoding methanogenesis marker 5 protein has protein sequence MKKIFIYPPNSLILGDLVERFGHKPLMLNNVIGEKVRTAEIDSPPLNMTDEDPKKGLKYAAIEVPSGVRGRMSLIGPLIEEADAAIIMNEAPIAFGCVGCARTNELSKYLIRRREIPRLNLIYPKNEEEAKVVVQKIASFLKELE, from the coding sequence GTGAAAAAAATATTTATTTACCCACCAAATAGTCTTATATTGGGAGATTTAGTGGAGCGATTCGGACATAAGCCATTAATGTTAAATAATGTAATTGGTGAAAAAGTAAGAACTGCGGAAATTGACAGTCCGCCTTTGAATATGACTGATGAAGACCCTAAAAAAGGGCTTAAATATGCGGCAATTGAAGTTCCATCAGGAGTTAGGGGAAGAATGTCCTTAATAGGTCCTTTAATTGAAGAGGCAGATGCTGCAATTATTATGAATGAGGCACCCATAGCCTTTGGATGTGTGGGATGTGCAAGAACAAATGAGCTCTCAAAATATCTTATAAGAAGAAGGGAAATACCAAGATTGAACCTAATATATCCAAAAAATGAGGAAGAAGCAAAAGTTGTGGTTCAAAAAATAGCTTCATTTTTAAAGGAGCTCGAATAA
- a CDS encoding protein-L-isoaspartate O-methyltransferase — MIIKEMIPIVERLEREGYIKDKKVAEALLKVPRDKFVPEELRDYAYIDTPLSIGYGQTISAIHMVAMMCGALDLKEGHRVLEVGTGSGYHAAVVAEIVGKNGQVITIERIPKLAERAENVLRELGYDNVIVICGDGTLGYEPLAPYDRIYITAAGPDIPKPLIEQLKDGGKLVAPVGQYFQNLILLEKKGNKLIKKNLGEVAFVPLIGKEG, encoded by the coding sequence ATGATAATAAAAGAGATGATTCCAATAGTGGAAAGATTGGAGAGGGAAGGATATATAAAAGATAAAAAGGTAGCTGAGGCTCTTTTAAAAGTTCCAAGAGATAAGTTTGTTCCAGAGGAGCTCAGGGATTATGCATATATTGATACACCATTAAGTATCGGTTATGGTCAAACAATTTCGGCTATTCACATGGTGGCTATGATGTGCGGAGCTCTTGATTTAAAAGAAGGTCATAGGGTTCTTGAAGTTGGAACAGGTTCTGGTTATCATGCCGCAGTTGTAGCCGAGATTGTTGGAAAAAATGGACAGGTAATTACAATAGAGAGAATTCCAAAACTGGCTGAAAGGGCTGAAAATGTATTGAGGGAGTTAGGATATGATAATGTGATAGTAATTTGTGGGGATGGGACATTGGGATATGAACCTCTTGCACCCTATGATAGAATATACATAACAGCAGCAGGTCCAGACATTCCAAAACCATTAATTGAACAGCTAAAAGATGGGGGAAAATTAGTAGCTCCTGTTGGGCAGTACTTTCAAAATTTGATTTTATTGGAAAAAAAAGGTAATAAACTAATAAAAAAGAATTTAGGCGAAGTAGCATTTGTTCCATTAATTGGAAAGGAAGGATAG
- a CDS encoding TIGR00375 family protein, whose translation MIINADLHIHSRFAKGTSKYMDIEHILKYGKLKGLDIIGTGDCLHPKYLEEIKKYKDSNHLLLTTEIEDKNRVHHLVFLPNIPKVEELRNILKKYSKNIDTEGRPRIVLGGKELLEIVRDVGGLIGPAHAFTPYTSLYKSFNSIYDCYEKKPDFLELGLSADTDMADMVEELRDIPFLSNSDAHSYHPHRLGREFNQVEIENLGDFEENFEEIKTAIKNNKIVANYGLDPALGKYHLTACSSCYLRYHIEDAIKLNFKCAECGGRIKKGVYDRTLELSKDKKIIHPDFRPPYYKIIPLSQIIALSIGKNIETKAVESLWYEYINLYHNEINILTNVDISDLVKINEKVGKTVDLFRRNKIYIYPGGGGEYGKIMKTPPKIRWYEPKLTLDGWL comes from the coding sequence ATGATTATAAATGCAGATTTGCACATTCATTCAAGATTTGCAAAGGGAACCTCAAAGTATATGGATATTGAGCATATATTAAAATATGGAAAACTAAAAGGACTTGATATTATTGGCACAGGGGATTGCCTTCATCCGAAATACCTTGAAGAGATTAAAAAATATAAGGATAGCAACCACTTGCTTTTAACTACTGAAATAGAAGATAAAAACCGTGTTCATCATTTAGTTTTTTTGCCAAATATCCCAAAAGTTGAGGAACTAAGAAATATCTTAAAAAAATATTCTAAAAATATTGATACTGAGGGAAGACCAAGGATTGTTTTAGGGGGCAAAGAACTTCTAGAAATAGTCAGGGATGTGGGAGGATTAATCGGACCAGCTCATGCTTTTACACCATATACAAGTTTGTATAAATCATTCAATTCAATATATGATTGTTATGAAAAAAAACCTGATTTCTTAGAGCTCGGTTTATCAGCAGATACTGACATGGCAGACATGGTGGAGGAGCTCCGCGACATTCCATTTTTAAGCAATTCAGATGCTCATTCTTACCATCCACATAGGCTTGGAAGGGAATTTAACCAAGTTGAAATAGAAAATCTTGGAGATTTTGAAGAAAATTTTGAAGAGATAAAAACAGCTATAAAAAATAATAAGATTGTTGCGAATTATGGTCTTGACCCTGCACTTGGAAAGTATCATTTAACGGCATGTTCAAGCTGCTATTTAAGATACCATATTGAAGATGCCATAAAGTTAAATTTTAAATGTGCTGAATGCGGCGGAAGAATTAAAAAAGGTGTGTATGATAGAACTTTGGAGTTATCCAAGGATAAAAAAATTATCCATCCAGATTTTAGACCGCCGTATTATAAGATAATACCTCTATCTCAAATTATAGCCCTTTCAATTGGAAAAAATATAGAAACAAAAGCTGTGGAATCTCTCTGGTATGAGTATATTAATTTATACCATAATGAGATTAATATCCTTACAAATGTTGATATATCGGATTTAGTAAAAATAAACGAAAAGGTTGGAAAAACAGTTGATTTGTTTAGAAGAAACAAAATATATATTTATCCAGGAGGCGGTGGGGAATATGGAAAGATAATGAAAACTCCACCAAAAATAAGATGGTATGAACCCAAATTAACGCTGGATGGCTGGTTGTAA
- the pdxS gene encoding pyridoxal 5'-phosphate synthase lyase subunit PdxS yields MKKVGTDILKRGFAKMVKHGVVMDVTNVEQAQIAEEAGATAVMALERVPADIRAQGGVARMSDPEMILEIKDAVSIPVMAKARIGHFVEAQVLEAIGVDMIDESEVLTPADDVNHIDKKAFKVPFVCGARNLGEALRRIDEGAAMIRTKGEAGTGNVVEAVKHMRAVNEGIARVVGYYEMGLDRELVQMARNELKVPLDLVYEVAKLKRLPVVNFAAGGIATPADAALMMQMGCDGVFVGSGIFKSGNPAERAKAIVEATYNYDKPDVVAEVSKNLGEAMVGINIEDIPEKELLAKRGD; encoded by the coding sequence ATGAAAAAAGTTGGAACAGACATTTTAAAAAGAGGATTTGCAAAAATGGTAAAACATGGCGTTGTGATGGATGTTACAAATGTTGAACAGGCTCAGATTGCTGAGGAAGCAGGAGCTACTGCGGTAATGGCTTTGGAAAGAGTCCCAGCAGATATAAGAGCTCAGGGTGGAGTGGCAAGAATGTCAGACCCTGAAATGATATTGGAAATAAAGGATGCTGTATCAATTCCTGTAATGGCTAAGGCAAGAATAGGTCATTTTGTTGAAGCACAGGTTTTAGAGGCAATCGGCGTTGATATGATTGATGAGAGTGAGGTATTAACTCCTGCTGATGATGTAAATCATATCGATAAAAAAGCATTTAAAGTTCCATTTGTATGCGGTGCAAGAAATCTTGGAGAGGCTTTAAGGAGAATAGATGAAGGAGCTGCAATGATAAGGACAAAAGGGGAAGCAGGAACAGGAAATGTTGTTGAAGCTGTAAAACACATGAGAGCTGTAAATGAAGGTATTGCAAGAGTTGTTGGATATTATGAAATGGGACTTGATAGGGAGCTCGTCCAAATGGCAAGAAATGAATTGAAAGTTCCATTAGATTTGGTATATGAAGTGGCAAAATTAAAAAGATTACCCGTGGTTAATTTCGCAGCAGGAGGTATTGCAACACCAGCAGATGCTGCATTGATGATGCAAATGGGATGTGACGGTGTATTTGTAGGTTCAGGCATTTTCAAATCAGGAAATCCAGCAGAGAGAGCAAAAGCTATTGTTGAAGCAACATACAACTATGATAAACCTGATGTAGTGGCAGAAGTAAGTAAAAACCTTGGAGAGGCAATGGTTGGAATTAACATTGAAGACATTCCTGAGAAGGAGCTCCTTGCAAAAAGAGGGGATTAA
- a CDS encoding DUF434 domain-containing protein yields MSNEKINEAKKDFKYLINRGYKKDYALNVVCNHYKIPKRDRLKIIRTIHTDEEIKTVKSKLIDIEKLSNGEINIDGYNVLIGIEAFLKNKIVLCDDGIYRDFMGIYGNYKINTYTEKAINLLFKLFKYYNIKPIFYFDAQVSKSGELSKKIRTLMEKYNIDGEVFCVKNCDYILMNKEIVATSDSIIIKNKKVKYVVDLVREIKDKFLVLNE; encoded by the coding sequence ATGTCCAATGAAAAAATAAACGAGGCTAAAAAGGATTTCAAATATTTGATAAATAGAGGCTATAAAAAGGATTATGCTCTAAATGTTGTTTGTAATCATTATAAAATCCCAAAAAGAGACAGGTTAAAAATTATTAGGACTATACATACCGATGAGGAAATAAAAACTGTAAAAAGTAAATTAATAGATATTGAGAAATTATCAAATGGGGAAATAAATATTGATGGCTATAATGTATTAATTGGAATTGAAGCATTTCTAAAAAATAAGATTGTTTTATGTGATGATGGGATATATAGAGATTTTATGGGGATTTATGGAAACTATAAAATTAATACATATACCGAAAAAGCTATAAATTTACTTTTTAAACTATTTAAATATTACAACATAAAACCAATATTTTATTTTGATGCCCAAGTATCAAAAAGTGGTGAGCTCTCCAAAAAAATAAGAACCTTGATGGAAAAATACAATATAGATGGTGAAGTTTTCTGTGTAAAAAATTGTGATTATATTTTGATGAATAAAGAAATAGTGGCAACATCCGATAGCATAATTATAAAAAATAAAAAAGTTAAATATGTAGTTGATTTAGTAAGGGAGATAAAAGATAAATTTTTAGTATTAAATGAATAA